The following coding sequences are from one Mesorhizobium onobrychidis window:
- a CDS encoding metallophosphoesterase family protein, producing MRIVVLADIHGNILALDAVLDDLRQRGSADLIVNLGDCVSGPLWPRETMDRLEALALPTVRGNHDRRVASDTADEAMWPSDRYALERLTSAQREALFALPLTLEIAPGVTAFHARPDHDEKYLTDTIEDGRLVRAPLAAIKRRLAALDPACRFVLCGHSHRSELIRIPGGPVVFNPGSIGCPAYGDDTPPAHVSEQGSPHARYGIVELGEPDRPDRFEAIAVDYDHEAAARQAEQAGRPEWAYALRTGFMSG from the coding sequence ATGCGCATTGTCGTCCTCGCCGATATCCACGGCAACATTCTCGCCCTGGACGCCGTGCTCGACGATCTCAGGCAGCGCGGCAGTGCTGACCTCATCGTCAACCTCGGCGACTGCGTCTCCGGCCCGCTCTGGCCGCGCGAAACCATGGACCGGCTTGAAGCGCTCGCCTTGCCGACGGTGCGCGGCAATCACGACCGCCGCGTCGCCAGCGACACCGCCGATGAAGCCATGTGGCCGTCCGACCGCTATGCGCTGGAGCGGCTGACATCGGCGCAGCGCGAGGCGCTGTTCGCCTTGCCCCTCACGCTGGAGATCGCGCCGGGAGTGACCGCCTTCCATGCCCGCCCCGACCACGACGAAAAATACTTGACCGATACGATAGAAGATGGCCGGCTGGTGCGCGCACCGCTGGCCGCCATCAAGCGGCGGCTGGCCGCGCTCGATCCCGCTTGCCGCTTCGTGCTGTGCGGCCACAGCCACCGCAGCGAACTAATCCGTATCCCCGGCGGCCCGGTCGTCTTCAATCCGGGCAGCATCGGTTGTCCCGCGTATGGCGACGACACCCCGCCGGCGCATGTCTCCGAGCAAGGCTCTCCTCACGCACGCTACGGAATCGTCGAACTGGGTGAGCCGGACCGCCCCGACCGCTTCGAGGCCATCGCCGTCGACTATGATCACGAGGCGGCGGCGCGGCAGGCCGAACAGGCGGGACGGCCGGAATGGGCCTACGCGCTGCGCACCGGATTTATGTCCGGCTGA
- a CDS encoding dihydrofolate reductase family protein, which yields MRKIITATFVSLDGVMQAPGGPEEDPVGGFEFGGWTFHYWDDVGGAFIGEIFAKPFALLLGRKTYDIFAAHWPYQKSGPIADSFNAATKYVATHRPDTLSWQNSQSLGDDVVAALRQLKQEDGPDLLIQGSSELIQTLLANDLIDEISLLTFPLVLGKGKRLFGSGAMPAAFKLNRSQASTTGVIMATYERAGEIKTGSFAQQQPSEAEIERRRTWK from the coding sequence ATGAGGAAGATCATCACTGCGACATTCGTCAGCCTCGACGGCGTCATGCAGGCGCCTGGCGGGCCGGAAGAAGACCCGGTCGGCGGCTTCGAATTCGGTGGCTGGACGTTCCATTACTGGGACGACGTCGGGGGTGCCTTTATAGGTGAGATCTTCGCAAAACCCTTCGCGCTGCTCCTCGGCCGCAAGACCTACGACATCTTCGCCGCGCATTGGCCGTACCAGAAGAGCGGTCCGATCGCCGACAGCTTCAACGCCGCCACCAAATATGTGGCCACCCACCGGCCCGATACGCTGTCGTGGCAAAACAGCCAGTCGCTCGGCGACGACGTCGTGGCCGCACTGCGCCAGCTCAAGCAGGAGGACGGGCCGGACCTGCTCATCCAGGGATCGAGCGAACTCATCCAGACCTTGCTCGCCAATGACCTGATCGATGAGATCAGCCTGCTGACCTTCCCGCTGGTGCTGGGCAAGGGCAAGAGGCTGTTTGGCAGCGGCGCAATGCCGGCCGCTTTCAAGCTGAACCGCTCACAGGCATCGACCACCGGCGTCATTATGGCGACCTATGAACGCGCCGGTGAGATCAAGACTGGATCCTTCGCCCAGCAACAGCCGTCCGAAGCCGAGATCGAGAGACGCCGGACCTGGAAGTAG
- a CDS encoding SH3 domain-containing protein: protein MRRTVTLRTTLYALTAAPLLLTALLPAKAEEAPVVSIVTDLAPGDLLNVRATASAMGKIKARLPNGTSVNNLGCNDVNGHRWCKVAEIDNPQLAGWAPARYLNPENPVAVSDADTDPTGEGTASAAEAANPATADQPLPDLTARLGATDPETTMTAAEAIGRAAIEDAYRLALAASGNPSTGEMQTPAAAKASQNRAANAAAPANAQTVARLQPPGRPAPALGARNEIPCARYVGQPMTSCKAGVVHTGDKAEVTVTWPDGGTRVISFQAGRPAGSNASGEFRYTREGSLNLIRVGVSERFEITDQLALGDEWLRGIRQ from the coding sequence ATGAGGCGCACAGTTACGCTCCGAACGACACTGTACGCGCTCACTGCCGCCCCTCTCCTGCTGACGGCGCTGCTGCCGGCCAAGGCCGAGGAGGCGCCGGTCGTGTCCATCGTGACCGACCTCGCTCCAGGCGATCTCCTGAACGTCCGCGCCACGGCATCGGCGATGGGCAAGATCAAGGCTCGGCTGCCGAATGGTACGAGCGTGAACAATCTCGGCTGCAACGACGTCAATGGCCACCGCTGGTGCAAGGTTGCAGAAATTGACAACCCGCAACTGGCCGGATGGGCTCCTGCGCGCTACCTGAACCCCGAGAATCCGGTGGCCGTTTCGGATGCGGATACTGATCCGACCGGCGAAGGCACGGCCTCTGCAGCCGAGGCCGCGAACCCGGCAACCGCAGACCAGCCGCTGCCCGACCTGACAGCGCGCCTGGGCGCGACCGATCCCGAAACCACCATGACAGCCGCTGAGGCAATCGGCAGGGCCGCCATCGAGGACGCTTACCGCCTGGCGCTCGCTGCCAGCGGAAATCCTTCGACCGGGGAGATGCAGACGCCCGCGGCGGCGAAAGCGAGCCAAAATCGCGCCGCCAATGCAGCGGCTCCGGCCAACGCACAAACCGTTGCGCGGCTGCAGCCGCCAGGGCGGCCCGCGCCGGCGCTGGGTGCCCGCAACGAGATTCCTTGTGCCCGCTATGTCGGCCAGCCGATGACCAGCTGCAAGGCAGGCGTTGTCCACACGGGCGACAAAGCCGAGGTGACCGTGACCTGGCCCGATGGCGGCACCCGCGTCATCAGCTTCCAGGCCGGTCGGCCCGCCGGTTCGAATGCATCAGGCGAATTCCGCTATACGCGCGAGGGCAGCCTGAACCTGATCCGTGTCGGCGTTTCCGAACGCTTCGAGATCACGGATCAGTTGGCGCTGGGGGATGAGTGGCTAAGGGGAATAAGGCAGTAG
- a CDS encoding MFS transporter gives MDKRLIWLALGSFTIATEGFVISSLLPDIAADAAISVPLAGALITAFALAYALGTPILATLTGEWDRRRVILWTLVFFVLGNLAAALSSSFELLLIARIVMALSSGLFAATAQGTAVALVDDHHRARAIAVVVGGTTVAVAVGAPLGALVATVAGWRGTFFAIAGLGALAGAILWYRLPRGIVGTKLPLRQRLAATLRPGVPSILLTTLLALTGAFTVFAFVAPLAIEGGGLSPIALPGMLLAFGVGAVIGNIAGGQAADRFGATRTVSWSLALSAVMLVMLSVIPAFLPHSIAGPALMAMMVPWGIVGWAFPPAQASRIIRLAPDAAPIVLSLNGSALYLGVALGAVVGGAVLRYGTPADLGLVAAVFPILGLGVMLAGHRAARAIAMPAE, from the coding sequence ATGGACAAGCGCCTCATCTGGCTTGCGCTCGGGTCTTTCACGATCGCGACCGAAGGTTTCGTCATTTCAAGCCTGTTGCCCGACATCGCGGCCGATGCCGCCATCTCCGTTCCACTCGCCGGCGCGCTGATCACCGCCTTTGCGCTCGCCTATGCGCTCGGCACGCCGATCCTGGCGACGCTCACCGGCGAATGGGACCGGCGGCGCGTCATCTTGTGGACGCTGGTGTTTTTCGTGCTGGGCAATCTGGCGGCGGCGCTGAGTTCCTCTTTCGAATTGCTGCTGATCGCGCGCATCGTCATGGCGCTGTCGTCCGGCCTGTTTGCGGCGACGGCGCAGGGGACGGCCGTGGCGCTTGTCGATGATCATCACCGCGCCCGCGCCATTGCCGTCGTTGTCGGCGGCACTACGGTGGCGGTGGCGGTCGGCGCACCGCTCGGCGCGCTTGTCGCGACCGTTGCCGGCTGGCGCGGCACGTTCTTTGCCATCGCCGGGCTCGGCGCGCTGGCCGGCGCAATCCTTTGGTACCGGCTGCCGCGCGGCATCGTCGGCACCAAACTGCCGCTCAGGCAGCGGCTGGCCGCAACCCTTCGCCCCGGCGTGCCATCGATCCTGCTGACCACACTCTTGGCGCTCACCGGAGCCTTCACGGTCTTTGCCTTTGTCGCGCCGCTAGCCATCGAAGGTGGCGGCTTGAGCCCGATCGCGCTGCCCGGCATGCTGCTTGCCTTCGGCGTCGGCGCCGTCATCGGCAACATTGCCGGCGGGCAGGCTGCCGACCGCTTCGGTGCGACGCGCACCGTCAGCTGGTCGCTGGCGCTGAGTGCGGTCATGCTGGTGATGCTTTCGGTCATCCCGGCCTTCCTGCCGCACAGCATCGCCGGGCCGGCGCTGATGGCCATGATGGTGCCGTGGGGCATCGTCGGCTGGGCCTTCCCGCCGGCGCAGGCCAGCCGCATCATCAGGCTGGCGCCCGACGCAGCGCCCATCGTGCTGTCGCTCAACGGTTCGGCGCTCTATCTCGGCGTGGCGCTGGGCGCCGTCGTCGGCGGCGCGGTGCTGCGCTATGGCACGCCAGCCGATCTCGGCCTGGTCGCAGCAGTGTTCCCGATCCTGGGTCTTGGCGTCATGCTGGCCGGCCACCGGGCGGCGCGGGCGATTGCCATGCCGGCGGAGTAA
- a CDS encoding ArsR/SmtB family transcription factor → MTLPHPAADQISLSNVLAVLGDPTRLAIVRYLASKEGVPLNCSQFLDLGSKTNLSYHLAKLREAGVTRTEVVGTSRLITLRRDDLNTRFPGLLDSVIAAAVDDTALPAVGASEIEVRA, encoded by the coding sequence ATGACATTGCCCCACCCCGCCGCCGACCAGATCAGCCTGTCGAACGTGCTTGCCGTGCTCGGCGATCCGACGCGGCTGGCCATCGTGCGCTATCTCGCCAGCAAGGAAGGCGTGCCGCTGAATTGCAGCCAGTTCCTCGATCTCGGCTCGAAGACCAATCTCAGCTATCATTTGGCCAAGCTGCGCGAGGCCGGCGTCACCCGCACCGAGGTGGTCGGCACCAGCCGGCTGATCACGCTGCGCCGCGATGATCTCAATACCCGCTTTCCGGGCCTGCTCGATAGCGTCATTGCCGCTGCCGTCGATGACACCGCACTGCCCGCGGTGGGCGCCTCCGAGATCGAAGTCCGCGCCTAA
- a CDS encoding protein-L-isoaspartate O-methyltransferase family protein, translated as MTDLADVRRFYARLMAANAGWADPRLEAAFAAVSREAFLGPGPWTVVAGNGKVETPSADPVHVYQNVLVSLDADKGINNGEPFLHAMWIGKVAPKPGETVTHVGAGTGYYTALLAQLVSPDGAVAAFELESSLADRARKNLEAYGNVTVIHGDAVIGSLPPSDIIYVNAGVAAPPAQWLKALKPGARMVFPWRPAERVGLAVMVTRTQQGFACDPFMRSWFIPCIGASAATPATKFPNRDKAARSRSIWLTADKAPDRTAIAVIGDVWFSSQDVGGRRSQ; from the coding sequence ATGACCGATCTCGCCGATGTGCGCCGCTTTTATGCGCGACTGATGGCTGCCAATGCAGGTTGGGCCGATCCACGTCTCGAAGCAGCTTTCGCCGCGGTGTCGCGCGAAGCCTTTCTCGGGCCTGGGCCGTGGACGGTCGTCGCCGGCAACGGCAAGGTTGAAACGCCGAGTGCCGATCCTGTTCACGTCTACCAGAACGTGCTGGTGTCACTCGACGCCGACAAGGGCATCAACAATGGCGAGCCGTTCCTGCACGCCATGTGGATCGGCAAAGTGGCGCCAAAACCCGGCGAGACCGTCACCCATGTCGGCGCCGGCACCGGCTACTACACAGCTCTGCTGGCACAGCTGGTTTCGCCGGACGGCGCAGTCGCCGCCTTCGAGCTGGAATCCAGTCTCGCCGACCGCGCGAGAAAGAATCTCGAAGCCTATGGCAATGTGACCGTCATCCATGGCGATGCGGTCATCGGCAGCCTGCCACCGTCCGACATCATCTATGTCAATGCCGGCGTCGCAGCACCCCCGGCCCAGTGGCTGAAGGCGCTGAAGCCGGGCGCCCGCATGGTCTTTCCGTGGCGCCCAGCCGAGCGCGTTGGCCTTGCGGTGATGGTGACCCGCACCCAACAGGGTTTTGCCTGCGACCCGTTCATGCGGTCATGGTTCATCCCTTGCATCGGTGCCTCGGCGGCAACACCCGCAACGAAATTCCCCAATCGCGACAAGGCGGCACGCAGCCGCTCGATATGGCTGACGGCCGACAAGGCACCGGACCGCACCGCCATTGCCGTCATCGGCGACGTCTGGTTCTCGTCGCAAGATGTTGGCGGCAGGCGGTCGCAATGA